In Macaca nemestrina isolate mMacNem1 chromosome 9, mMacNem.hap1, whole genome shotgun sequence, a single genomic region encodes these proteins:
- the LOC105486611 gene encoding ras-GEF domain-containing family member 1A isoform X3 — protein MPQTSVVFSSILGPSCSGQVQPGMGERGGGAGGGSGDLIFQDGRLISGSLEALMEHLVPTVDYYPDAKLKSFSAKIVQLLKEWTEAFPYDFQDEKAMAELKAITHRVTQCDEENGTVKKAIAQMTQSLLLSLAARSQLQELREKLRPPAVDKGPILKTKPPAAQKDILGVCCDPLVLAQQLTHIELDRVSSIYPEDLMQIVSHMDSLDNHRCRGDLTKTYSLEAYDNWFNCLSMLVATEVCRVVKKKHRTRMLEFFIDVARECFNIGNFNSMMAIISGMNLSPVARLKKTWSKVKTAKFDVLEHHMDPSSNFCNYRTALQGATQRSQMANSSREKIVIPVFNLFVKDIYFLHKIHTNHLPNGHINFKKFWEISRQIHEFMTWTQVECPFEKDKKIQSYLLTAPIYSEEALFVASFESEGPENHMEKDSWKTLRTTLLNRA, from the exons ATGCCCCAGACGTCCGTTGTCTTCTCCAGCATCCTTGGGCCCAGCTGTAGTGGACAGGTGCAGCCTGGCATGGGGGAGCGTGGAGGCGGGGCCGGTGGTGGCTCCGGGGACCTCATCTTCCAAGATGGACGCCTCATCTCTGGGTCCCTGGAGGCCCTGATGGAGCACCTTGTTCCCACAGTGGATTATTACCCCGAT GCCAAGCTGAAGTCCTTCTCAGCCAAGATCGTGCAGCTCCTGAAGGAGTGGACGGAGGCCTTCCCCTATGACTTCCAGGATGAGAAGGCCATGGCTGAGCTGAAAGCCATCACACACCGTGTCACCCAGTGCGACGAG GAGAATGGCACAGTGAAGAAGGCCATTGCCCAGATGACGCAGAGCCTGTTGCTGTCCCTGGCTGCCCGGAGCCAGCTCCAGGAACTGCGCGAGAAGCTCCGACCACCGGCTGTAGACAAGGGGCCCATCCTCAAGACCAAGCCACCAGCCGCCCAGAAGGACATCCTGGGCGTGTGCTGCGACCCCCTGGTGCTGGCCCAGCAGCTGACTCACATTGAGCTG GACAGGGTCAGCAGCATTTACCCTGAGGACTTGATGCAGATCGTCAGCCACATGGACTCCTTGGACAACCACAGG TGCCGAGGGGACCTGACTAAGACCTACAGCCTGGAGGCCTACGACAACTGGTTCAACTGCCTGAGCATGCTCGTGGCCACTGAGGTGTGCCGG GTGGTGAAGAAGAAACACCGGACCCGCATGTTGGAGTTTTTCATTGATGTGGCCCGGGAGTGCTTCAACATTGGGAACTTCAACTCCATGATGGCCATCATCT CTGGCATGAATCTCAGTCCTGTGGCGAGGCTGAAGAAAACTTGGTCCAAGGTCAAGACAGCCAAGTTTGATGTCTTGGAG CATCACATGGACCCGTCCAGCAACTTCTGCAACTACCGCACAGCCCTGCAGGGGGCCACGCAGAGGTCCCAGATGGCCAACAGCAGCCGTGAGAAGATTGTCATCCCTGTGTTCAACCTCTTCGTTAAGGACATCTACTTCTTGCACAAAATCCACACCAACCACCTACCCAACGGGCACATTAACTTCAAG AAATTTTGGGAGATCTCCAGACAGATCCATGAGTTCATGACATGGACACAGGTAGAGTGTCCCTTCGAGAAGGACAAGAAGATTCAGAGTTACCTGCTCACGGCGCCCATCTACAgcgaggaag CTCTCTTCGTCGCCTCCTTTGAAAGTGAGGGTCCTGAGAACCACATGGAAAAAGACAGCTGGAAGACCCTCAG GACCACCCTCCTGAACAGAGCCTGA
- the LOC105486611 gene encoding ras-GEF domain-containing family member 1A isoform X1, producing MLLEPQETMPQTSVVFSSILGPSCSGQVQPGMGERGGGAGGGSGDLIFQDGRLISGSLEALMEHLVPTVDYYPDRTYIFTFLLSSRVFMPPHDLLARVGQICVEQKQQLEAGPEKAKLKSFSAKIVQLLKEWTEAFPYDFQDEKAMAELKAITHRVTQCDEENGTVKKAIAQMTQSLLLSLAARSQLQELREKLRPPAVDKGPILKTKPPAAQKDILGVCCDPLVLAQQLTHIELDRVSSIYPEDLMQIVSHMDSLDNHRCRGDLTKTYSLEAYDNWFNCLSMLVATEVCRVVKKKHRTRMLEFFIDVARECFNIGNFNSMMAIISGMNLSPVARLKKTWSKVKTAKFDVLEHHMDPSSNFCNYRTALQGATQRSQMANSSREKIVIPVFNLFVKDIYFLHKIHTNHLPNGHINFKKFWEISRQIHEFMTWTQVECPFEKDKKIQSYLLTAPIYSEEALFVASFESEGPENHMEKDSWKTLRTTLLNRA from the exons GAAACTATGCCCCAGACGTCCGTTGTCTTCTCCAGCATCCTTGGGCCCAGCTGTAGTGGACAGGTGCAGCCTGGCATGGGGGAGCGTGGAGGCGGGGCCGGTGGTGGCTCCGGGGACCTCATCTTCCAAGATGGACGCCTCATCTCTGGGTCCCTGGAGGCCCTGATGGAGCACCTTGTTCCCACAGTGGATTATTACCCCGAT AGGACGTACATCTTCACCTTTCTCCTGAGCTCACGGGTCTTTATGCCCCCTCATGACCTGCTGGCCCGTGTGGGGCAGATCTGTGTGgagcagaagcagcagctggaGGCTGGGCCTGAAAAG GCCAAGCTGAAGTCCTTCTCAGCCAAGATCGTGCAGCTCCTGAAGGAGTGGACGGAGGCCTTCCCCTATGACTTCCAGGATGAGAAGGCCATGGCTGAGCTGAAAGCCATCACACACCGTGTCACCCAGTGCGACGAG GAGAATGGCACAGTGAAGAAGGCCATTGCCCAGATGACGCAGAGCCTGTTGCTGTCCCTGGCTGCCCGGAGCCAGCTCCAGGAACTGCGCGAGAAGCTCCGACCACCGGCTGTAGACAAGGGGCCCATCCTCAAGACCAAGCCACCAGCCGCCCAGAAGGACATCCTGGGCGTGTGCTGCGACCCCCTGGTGCTGGCCCAGCAGCTGACTCACATTGAGCTG GACAGGGTCAGCAGCATTTACCCTGAGGACTTGATGCAGATCGTCAGCCACATGGACTCCTTGGACAACCACAGG TGCCGAGGGGACCTGACTAAGACCTACAGCCTGGAGGCCTACGACAACTGGTTCAACTGCCTGAGCATGCTCGTGGCCACTGAGGTGTGCCGG GTGGTGAAGAAGAAACACCGGACCCGCATGTTGGAGTTTTTCATTGATGTGGCCCGGGAGTGCTTCAACATTGGGAACTTCAACTCCATGATGGCCATCATCT CTGGCATGAATCTCAGTCCTGTGGCGAGGCTGAAGAAAACTTGGTCCAAGGTCAAGACAGCCAAGTTTGATGTCTTGGAG CATCACATGGACCCGTCCAGCAACTTCTGCAACTACCGCACAGCCCTGCAGGGGGCCACGCAGAGGTCCCAGATGGCCAACAGCAGCCGTGAGAAGATTGTCATCCCTGTGTTCAACCTCTTCGTTAAGGACATCTACTTCTTGCACAAAATCCACACCAACCACCTACCCAACGGGCACATTAACTTCAAG AAATTTTGGGAGATCTCCAGACAGATCCATGAGTTCATGACATGGACACAGGTAGAGTGTCCCTTCGAGAAGGACAAGAAGATTCAGAGTTACCTGCTCACGGCGCCCATCTACAgcgaggaag CTCTCTTCGTCGCCTCCTTTGAAAGTGAGGGTCCTGAGAACCACATGGAAAAAGACAGCTGGAAGACCCTCAG GACCACCCTCCTGAACAGAGCCTGA
- the LOC105486611 gene encoding ras-GEF domain-containing family member 1A isoform X2: MPQTSVVFSSILGPSCSGQVQPGMGERGGGAGGGSGDLIFQDGRLISGSLEALMEHLVPTVDYYPDRTYIFTFLLSSRVFMPPHDLLARVGQICVEQKQQLEAGPEKAKLKSFSAKIVQLLKEWTEAFPYDFQDEKAMAELKAITHRVTQCDEENGTVKKAIAQMTQSLLLSLAARSQLQELREKLRPPAVDKGPILKTKPPAAQKDILGVCCDPLVLAQQLTHIELDRVSSIYPEDLMQIVSHMDSLDNHRCRGDLTKTYSLEAYDNWFNCLSMLVATEVCRVVKKKHRTRMLEFFIDVARECFNIGNFNSMMAIISGMNLSPVARLKKTWSKVKTAKFDVLEHHMDPSSNFCNYRTALQGATQRSQMANSSREKIVIPVFNLFVKDIYFLHKIHTNHLPNGHINFKKFWEISRQIHEFMTWTQVECPFEKDKKIQSYLLTAPIYSEEALFVASFESEGPENHMEKDSWKTLRTTLLNRA; this comes from the exons ATGCCCCAGACGTCCGTTGTCTTCTCCAGCATCCTTGGGCCCAGCTGTAGTGGACAGGTGCAGCCTGGCATGGGGGAGCGTGGAGGCGGGGCCGGTGGTGGCTCCGGGGACCTCATCTTCCAAGATGGACGCCTCATCTCTGGGTCCCTGGAGGCCCTGATGGAGCACCTTGTTCCCACAGTGGATTATTACCCCGAT AGGACGTACATCTTCACCTTTCTCCTGAGCTCACGGGTCTTTATGCCCCCTCATGACCTGCTGGCCCGTGTGGGGCAGATCTGTGTGgagcagaagcagcagctggaGGCTGGGCCTGAAAAG GCCAAGCTGAAGTCCTTCTCAGCCAAGATCGTGCAGCTCCTGAAGGAGTGGACGGAGGCCTTCCCCTATGACTTCCAGGATGAGAAGGCCATGGCTGAGCTGAAAGCCATCACACACCGTGTCACCCAGTGCGACGAG GAGAATGGCACAGTGAAGAAGGCCATTGCCCAGATGACGCAGAGCCTGTTGCTGTCCCTGGCTGCCCGGAGCCAGCTCCAGGAACTGCGCGAGAAGCTCCGACCACCGGCTGTAGACAAGGGGCCCATCCTCAAGACCAAGCCACCAGCCGCCCAGAAGGACATCCTGGGCGTGTGCTGCGACCCCCTGGTGCTGGCCCAGCAGCTGACTCACATTGAGCTG GACAGGGTCAGCAGCATTTACCCTGAGGACTTGATGCAGATCGTCAGCCACATGGACTCCTTGGACAACCACAGG TGCCGAGGGGACCTGACTAAGACCTACAGCCTGGAGGCCTACGACAACTGGTTCAACTGCCTGAGCATGCTCGTGGCCACTGAGGTGTGCCGG GTGGTGAAGAAGAAACACCGGACCCGCATGTTGGAGTTTTTCATTGATGTGGCCCGGGAGTGCTTCAACATTGGGAACTTCAACTCCATGATGGCCATCATCT CTGGCATGAATCTCAGTCCTGTGGCGAGGCTGAAGAAAACTTGGTCCAAGGTCAAGACAGCCAAGTTTGATGTCTTGGAG CATCACATGGACCCGTCCAGCAACTTCTGCAACTACCGCACAGCCCTGCAGGGGGCCACGCAGAGGTCCCAGATGGCCAACAGCAGCCGTGAGAAGATTGTCATCCCTGTGTTCAACCTCTTCGTTAAGGACATCTACTTCTTGCACAAAATCCACACCAACCACCTACCCAACGGGCACATTAACTTCAAG AAATTTTGGGAGATCTCCAGACAGATCCATGAGTTCATGACATGGACACAGGTAGAGTGTCCCTTCGAGAAGGACAAGAAGATTCAGAGTTACCTGCTCACGGCGCCCATCTACAgcgaggaag CTCTCTTCGTCGCCTCCTTTGAAAGTGAGGGTCCTGAGAACCACATGGAAAAAGACAGCTGGAAGACCCTCAG GACCACCCTCCTGAACAGAGCCTGA